In Pseudomonas fluorescens NCIMB 11764, a single window of DNA contains:
- the pssA gene encoding CDP-diacylglycerol--serine O-phosphatidyltransferase yields the protein MPSLFKRSLLPKLRSFPLTADAVTILSGAAEFRRCLLEKIAAATQRIYIVALYLQQDEAGQEILDALHAAKLARPELDVVVVVDWLRAQRGLIGAGKQPGNSAWYQETTRTHDSVVPVYGVPVQTRELFGVLHLKGFVIDDCVIYSGASLNNVYLHKFDKYRYDRYHLLQSSALADSMQHLVQHGLVASKAVHRLDLPNLPTTRSLRNDIGDLRSRLKHATYDTTMGSTAKDGLSVSPLLGVGKNNPLSRVICELIASAQHQLTICTPYFNLPLAVTREINRALARGVKIDIVVGDKTANDFYIPPSEPFKVIAALPYLYEISLRRFAKRHHRSVDSGQLNLHLWKDGDNTYHLKGMWIDQRYTLLTGNNLNPRAFRLDLENALLIDDPKGELLQPRRSELAEIFQHTTRIERYQDLETLPDYPAAVAKFLKRVSRVRIERLLYRIL from the coding sequence ATGCCGTCGCTTTTCAAACGCTCTCTGCTGCCTAAACTGCGCAGTTTTCCGCTGACCGCCGATGCCGTCACCATCCTCTCTGGCGCTGCCGAGTTCCGTCGTTGCCTGCTGGAAAAAATCGCCGCAGCGACCCAGCGCATCTACATCGTCGCGCTGTACCTGCAACAGGATGAAGCCGGCCAGGAAATTCTCGATGCCTTGCACGCCGCGAAACTGGCGCGTCCGGAACTGGACGTGGTGGTCGTCGTCGACTGGTTGCGCGCCCAGCGTGGCCTGATCGGTGCCGGCAAGCAGCCGGGCAACTCGGCGTGGTACCAGGAAACCACGCGCACCCACGACAGCGTTGTACCGGTGTACGGCGTGCCGGTGCAGACCCGCGAGCTGTTCGGCGTGCTGCATTTGAAAGGCTTCGTGATTGATGACTGCGTGATCTACAGCGGCGCCAGTCTCAACAACGTCTACCTGCACAAGTTCGACAAATACCGCTACGACCGTTATCACCTGCTGCAGAGCAGCGCGCTGGCCGATTCGATGCAGCACCTGGTCCAGCACGGCCTGGTCGCCTCGAAAGCGGTGCATCGCCTCGATCTGCCGAACCTGCCGACCACCCGCAGCCTGCGCAATGACATCGGCGACCTGCGCAGCCGCCTCAAGCACGCTACGTACGACACCACTATGGGCAGCACTGCCAAGGACGGTTTGTCGGTCAGCCCGTTGCTCGGGGTGGGCAAGAACAATCCGTTGAGCCGGGTGATCTGCGAATTGATCGCCAGCGCGCAGCATCAACTGACGATCTGCACGCCGTACTTCAACTTGCCATTGGCGGTGACCCGGGAAATCAATCGGGCATTGGCGCGTGGCGTGAAGATCGACATCGTGGTCGGTGACAAGACCGCCAACGACTTCTACATCCCGCCGAGCGAGCCTTTCAAGGTGATCGCAGCATTGCCCTACCTCTACGAGATCAGCCTGCGCCGCTTCGCCAAGCGTCATCATCGCAGCGTCGACAGCGGTCAGTTGAACCTGCACCTGTGGAAGGACGGCGACAACACCTATCACCTCAAAGGCATGTGGATCGATCAGCGTTATACCTTGCTGACCGGCAACAACCTCAACCCGCGAGCGTTCCGCCTCGACCTGGAAAACGCGTTGCTGATTGATGACCCAAAAGGGGAGTTGCTGCAGCCGCGTCGCAGCGAGCTGGCGGAGATTTTCCAGCACACCACGCGTATCGAGCGGTATCAGGATCTGGAAACCCTGCCAGATTACCCGGCGGCAGTGGCCAAGTTTCTCAAGCGGGTGAGTCGAGTGCGGATCGAGCGATTGTTGTATCGGATTTTGTAA
- a CDS encoding TetR/AcrR family transcriptional regulator — translation MNEITSNDTRDIILDVTEKLIYKSGISATGMDLLVKTAGVSRKSIYRYFANKEELTVAALQRRDVRWMHWYRTAVDQAETPADRLLNLFTVLKTWFASEGFRGCAFINTSGETGDPQDPVRLVAKEHKQKLLDYVRELCTEHGAKDPETQARQLLILIDGAITVALVMGDHSAADNAQCMARKLLDL, via the coding sequence ATGAACGAAATAACTAGCAACGACACACGCGACATCATTCTGGATGTCACCGAAAAGTTGATCTACAAAAGTGGCATCTCTGCCACCGGCATGGATCTTCTGGTGAAAACCGCCGGCGTCTCCAGAAAAAGCATTTACCGCTACTTCGCCAATAAGGAGGAGCTGACCGTCGCCGCCCTGCAACGGCGCGACGTGCGCTGGATGCACTGGTACAGGACCGCCGTCGACCAGGCCGAAACCCCGGCCGATCGCCTGCTCAACCTGTTTACCGTGCTCAAGACCTGGTTTGCCTCGGAAGGCTTCCGTGGCTGTGCCTTCATCAACACCAGCGGTGAAACCGGCGACCCGCAAGACCCGGTTCGCCTGGTCGCCAAAGAACACAAACAGAAGCTGCTCGACTACGTGCGCGAGCTCTGCACCGAACATGGCGCCAAAGACCCGGAGACGCAGGCCAGACAGCTGCTGATCCTGATCGACGGTGCCATTACCGTGGCGCTTGTCATGGGTGATCACAGTGCCGCCGATAATGCGCAATGCATGGCGCGAAAGTTATTGGACCTGTAA
- a CDS encoding DUF1348 family protein encodes MSNAEVRPPLPPFTRESAIEKIRLAEDGWNSRDPERVSLAYTLDTKWRNRAEFACNREEAKGFLTRKWAKELDYRLIKELWAFTGNRIAVRYAYEWHDDSGNWFRSYGNENWEFDENGLMANRFACINDMPIKESDRKFHWPLGRRPDDHPGLSDLGL; translated from the coding sequence ATGTCTAACGCCGAAGTTCGTCCGCCATTGCCGCCCTTTACCCGTGAGTCCGCCATCGAAAAAATTCGCCTGGCCGAAGACGGCTGGAACTCCCGTGACCCGGAACGGGTGTCCCTCGCCTACACCCTGGACACCAAATGGCGTAACCGCGCCGAATTCGCCTGCAACCGTGAAGAAGCCAAGGGTTTCCTGACCCGCAAATGGGCCAAGGAACTGGACTATCGGCTGATCAAGGAACTCTGGGCGTTCACCGGCAACCGCATCGCTGTGCGCTACGCCTATGAATGGCACGACGACTCGGGCAACTGGTTCCGTTCCTACGGCAACGAAAACTGGGAGTTCGACGAGAACGGCCTCATGGCCAACCGGTTCGCCTGCATCAACGACATGCCGATCAAGGAAAGCGACCGCAAGTTCCACTGGCCGCTGGGTCGTCGGCCGGATGATCACCCAGGGCTGTCCGATCTCGGTCTTTGA
- a CDS encoding TSUP family transporter, protein MPFELSVDLSTLAILAVVAFIAGFIDAIAGGGGLLTTPALLTAGLPPHLVLGTNKLSSTFGSATASFTFYRRKLFHPRQWLHAIVGTLVGALTGAVVAHYLPAEWLNKMLPVIVFACGLYLLFGGTPKAPLDSNAPIKKKWQSTQGFSLGFYDGVAGPGTGAFWTVSSMLMYPIDLVKASGVARSMNFVSNIAALSVFIFSGQVDWIIGLCMGLSVMVGAFFGARSAISGGAKFIRPVFITVVLGLTVRLAWQHWFSVA, encoded by the coding sequence ATGCCTTTCGAACTCAGCGTTGATCTCTCCACCCTGGCCATTCTGGCCGTTGTCGCCTTCATAGCCGGTTTCATCGACGCCATTGCCGGCGGCGGCGGTCTGTTGACCACCCCGGCGCTGCTGACCGCCGGCTTGCCGCCGCATCTGGTGCTGGGCACCAACAAACTCAGTTCGACTTTCGGCTCGGCCACCGCCAGCTTCACCTTCTACCGGCGCAAGCTGTTCCATCCCCGGCAGTGGCTGCACGCCATTGTCGGCACGCTGGTCGGCGCGTTGACCGGTGCGGTGGTTGCGCATTACCTGCCCGCCGAATGGCTGAACAAGATGCTGCCGGTGATCGTGTTCGCCTGTGGCCTCTACCTGTTGTTTGGTGGCACGCCGAAAGCGCCGCTGGACAGCAACGCGCCGATCAAGAAAAAGTGGCAATCGACCCAAGGCTTCAGCCTGGGTTTCTACGACGGCGTGGCCGGCCCCGGCACCGGCGCGTTCTGGACCGTCAGCAGTATGCTGATGTACCCCATCGACCTGGTGAAGGCCAGCGGTGTGGCGCGCAGCATGAACTTCGTCAGCAACATTGCGGCGCTGTCGGTGTTCATCTTTTCCGGGCAAGTGGACTGGATCATCGGCCTGTGCATGGGCCTGTCGGTGATGGTCGGTGCATTCTTCGGCGCCCGCTCCGCCATCAGTGGCGGCGCCAAATTCATTCGTCCGGTGTTCATCACCGTGGTGCTGGGCCTGACCGTGCGGCTAGCCTGGCAACACTGGTTCAGCGTGGCCTAG
- the nudC gene encoding NAD(+) diphosphatase encodes MTSRWTTAVLDTDQPGGWAVARSPEGFLFDDNGALFPREWLKRQDLTILAEHGIGHLDGEPVYLLELRSHSEVPGCNWKGLRAFMLDGDHAVYKVLGYAAQIGTWAREHRFCGNCGQATKQVIRERAMYCEPCDLRYYPRISPSMIVLITRGDEVLLARSPRFVTGVYSTLAGFAEPGESAEDCLIREVREEVQIEVKNIQYMGSQCWPFPHSMMLGFHAEYAGGEIVCQEDEIEDAQWFNVHELPPLPASRSIARYLIDVYVARRLGHAEPVLPG; translated from the coding sequence ATGACTTCACGCTGGACCACTGCAGTACTGGACACCGATCAACCGGGCGGCTGGGCCGTCGCGCGCAGCCCCGAAGGCTTCCTGTTTGACGACAATGGCGCGCTGTTCCCGCGCGAATGGCTCAAGCGTCAGGACCTGACGATTCTTGCCGAACATGGCATAGGCCACCTGGATGGCGAGCCGGTGTATCTGCTGGAGCTGCGCAGTCACAGCGAAGTGCCGGGCTGCAACTGGAAAGGCCTGCGGGCGTTCATGCTCGACGGTGATCACGCCGTTTACAAGGTGCTGGGGTATGCCGCGCAAATCGGCACCTGGGCCCGCGAGCACCGCTTTTGCGGCAATTGCGGACAGGCCACGAAGCAAGTCATCCGGGAGCGGGCGATGTACTGCGAGCCGTGCGACCTGCGTTATTACCCGCGCATTTCGCCGAGCATGATCGTGCTGATTACCCGTGGCGATGAAGTCCTGCTGGCGCGTTCACCGCGTTTTGTCACCGGGGTCTACAGCACGCTGGCCGGATTCGCCGAGCCGGGCGAGTCGGCCGAAGATTGCCTGATTCGCGAGGTTCGCGAGGAAGTGCAGATCGAAGTCAAGAACATCCAGTACATGGGCAGCCAGTGCTGGCCGTTCCCGCACTCGATGATGCTCGGCTTTCACGCCGAGTACGCCGGTGGCGAAATTGTCTGTCAGGAAGACGAGATCGAGGACGCCCAGTGGTTCAACGTGCACGAGCTGCCGCCGTTGCCGGCGTCACGCTCGATTGCCCGTTACCTGATCGACGTCTATGTGGCGCGGCGTCTAGGCCACGCTGAACCAGTGTTGCCAGGCTAG
- a CDS encoding crotonase/enoyl-CoA hydratase family protein translates to MSQYTAFTVELADKIAHVQINRPEKINSMNAAFWSEIIEIFQWIDDTDEVRVVVLSGAGKHFSSGIDLMMLAGVANELGKDVGRNARLLRRKILALQASFNAVDNCRKPVLAAIQGYCLGGAIDLIAACDMRYAAEDAQFSIKEIDIGMAADVGTLQRLPRIIGDGMLRELAYTGRSFGAEEARTIGLVNRVYSDTASLLDGVMGIARDIASKSPIAVTGTKEMISYMRDHRIDDGLEYVATWNAAMLQSTDLRVAMAAHMSKQKPEFLD, encoded by the coding sequence ATGTCTCAGTACACTGCGTTCACCGTCGAACTGGCCGATAAAATTGCCCATGTGCAGATCAATCGTCCGGAGAAGATCAATTCGATGAATGCCGCGTTCTGGAGCGAGATCATCGAGATCTTCCAGTGGATCGACGACACCGACGAAGTGCGGGTGGTGGTGCTCAGTGGCGCCGGCAAACATTTCTCGTCCGGTATCGACCTGATGATGCTGGCCGGCGTGGCCAATGAGCTGGGCAAGGACGTGGGGCGCAACGCCCGCCTGCTGCGGCGCAAGATTCTGGCACTGCAAGCTTCCTTCAATGCCGTCGACAATTGCCGCAAGCCGGTGCTGGCGGCGATTCAGGGTTACTGCCTGGGTGGCGCGATCGATCTGATAGCCGCCTGCGACATGCGTTATGCCGCCGAAGATGCGCAATTCTCGATCAAGGAAATCGACATCGGCATGGCCGCCGACGTTGGCACATTGCAACGCTTGCCGCGGATCATCGGTGACGGCATGCTGCGTGAACTGGCTTACACTGGTCGCTCGTTCGGCGCCGAGGAAGCGCGCACTATCGGTCTGGTCAATCGCGTCTACAGCGACACCGCCAGCCTGCTCGACGGCGTCATGGGCATTGCCCGCGACATCGCCAGCAAGTCGCCGATTGCGGTCACCGGCACCAAGGAGATGATCAGCTACATGCGTGACCATCGCATCGACGACGGCCTCGAATACGTCGCCACCTGGAACGCCGCCATGCTGCAATCCACCGATTTGCGCGTGGCCATGGCCGCCCATATGAGCAAACAGAAACCCGAATTTCTGGATTGA
- the glgA gene encoding glycogen synthase GlgA translates to MISAALDIQGERAHQQVGDTSAVSAPSAKSINVPSTKTLIPVASQNPNRKKVLFVTSEIADLVKTGGLGDVSAALPRAMALLHDVRVLIPGYPQVLHSENPIHIIGELGGHAALPPCKIGRMDMPDGLVIYVLICPELYEREGSPYGANNGRDWPDNHIRFARLGLAAADIAANLAQIHWCPDLVHAHDWPAGLAPAYMHWRGQRTPTLFTIHNLAYQGVTSLGSCPELGIPAHALQQEGMEFYGKMSFLKAGMAYSSHITTVSATYAQEITTPAFGCGLDGFLAAKTQQGLLSGIPNGIDESWDAATDSHLFRPFSIGDWEGKAVNAAHVRDLFGLDDSEGPLFAVVSRLVYQKGLDLTEAVSEYIVQSGGQIAIIGRGEPEEEQAMRELALRFPGQIGVRIGFNETDARRMFAGSDFLLMPSRYEPCGLSQMYAQRFGSLPVARNTGGLADTIENGVTGFLFDESTVESYQEALSRAFKVFAFPDLLNAMRCRAMAAPFNWCKAVEPYAELYEQLVAKALGKSNRQ, encoded by the coding sequence ATGATCAGTGCGGCTTTAGACATTCAGGGAGAACGTGCTCATCAGCAGGTCGGCGATACGAGCGCCGTGAGCGCCCCAAGTGCCAAATCGATCAACGTCCCGAGCACCAAGACGCTGATACCGGTGGCCAGTCAGAACCCCAATCGAAAGAAAGTGTTGTTCGTGACCTCGGAAATCGCCGACCTGGTGAAGACCGGCGGTCTGGGCGACGTCTCGGCAGCACTGCCCCGGGCCATGGCGCTATTGCACGATGTGCGTGTGCTGATCCCCGGCTACCCGCAAGTGCTGCACAGCGAAAACCCGATTCACATTATTGGCGAGCTCGGTGGTCATGCCGCATTGCCACCCTGCAAGATCGGGCGCATGGACATGCCCGACGGCCTGGTCATTTACGTGTTGATCTGCCCGGAACTCTACGAGCGCGAAGGGTCTCCCTACGGCGCCAACAACGGTCGTGACTGGCCGGACAACCATATCCGCTTCGCCCGCCTGGGCCTGGCCGCTGCCGATATCGCTGCCAACCTTGCCCAAATTCACTGGTGCCCGGACCTGGTGCACGCCCATGACTGGCCTGCCGGCCTGGCGCCTGCCTACATGCACTGGCGTGGGCAACGCACCCCGACGCTGTTCACCATTCACAACCTCGCCTACCAGGGCGTGACCAGTCTTGGGTCGTGCCCGGAACTGGGCATTCCCGCACATGCTCTGCAACAGGAAGGCATGGAGTTCTACGGCAAGATGTCGTTCCTCAAGGCCGGCATGGCCTATTCGAGCCACATCACCACTGTCAGCGCCACCTATGCCCAGGAAATCACCACCCCGGCCTTCGGCTGCGGTCTCGACGGTTTTCTTGCCGCCAAGACCCAGCAAGGTCTGCTCAGCGGCATTCCCAATGGCATTGATGAAAGCTGGGACGCCGCCACCGACTCGCACCTGTTCCGCCCGTTCAGCATCGGTGACTGGGAAGGCAAAGCGGTCAATGCGGCGCACGTGCGCGACCTGTTTGGCCTGGACGATTCAGAAGGTCCGCTGTTCGCCGTGGTCTCGCGCCTGGTGTACCAGAAAGGCCTGGACCTGACCGAAGCCGTGTCCGAGTACATCGTCCAATCGGGTGGCCAGATCGCGATCATCGGTCGCGGCGAGCCGGAAGAAGAACAAGCCATGCGCGAACTGGCCCTGCGTTTCCCCGGGCAAATCGGTGTACGCATCGGCTTCAACGAAACCGACGCCCGCCGTATGTTCGCCGGCAGCGATTTCCTGCTGATGCCATCGCGTTATGAACCGTGCGGCCTCAGCCAGATGTACGCCCAGCGCTTCGGCTCGTTGCCGGTGGCCCGTAACACCGGCGGCCTGGCCGACACCATCGAAAACGGCGTGACCGGTTTCCTGTTCGACGAATCCACCGTCGAGAGTTATCAGGAAGCGTTGAGCCGGGCTTTCAAGGTGTTTGCCTTTCCCGACCTGCTCAATGCCATGCGTTGCCGCGCCATGGCTGCGCCGTTCAATTGGTGCAAAGCGGTCGAACCCTACGCAGAACTCTACGAACAGCTGGTCGCCAAGGCGCTGGGGAAATCGAACAGACAGTAA